The Pyxidicoccus sp. MSG2 DNA segment AACGATATCCCGCCATTGCGTGGTGGAGGTCTCCCCACCCTCACGGAACCACAACAGCTTGCGCAGGACGGAGTCCTCCGGGCTCTTGATGAAGAGTCCCCTTCCGTCCGGGGTCAGCGCCACCCGGCGGCGACGCTCGAACTCGCTCCGGTCGAACGCCCCGGAGCGCAGCAGGAAGAGGTCCACCTTCGTGACGGTGGGGAGGTGGAAGATGTTCCAGGAAGCGCCCTGCCGGACGGCGTCCCGGAGCGACTCTTCATCCACGTCGAAGTCAGCCCCCAGGGCCTGAACGAACGCCGGGAGCTGGGGCAGGCGCAGGTCGATGACGAAGTCGATGTCGTTGGTGGCCCGGGGTTCGCCCTGGAGCGAGCTCGCCAGACTGCCTCCGAGGAAATATCCCACCCCGGCCACTTCCAGCGCATCGGCGCACTGGAGGGCCACGGCGATGACATCCGGCTCGCTCATCCGCGCAGTGCCGGGTGGGGACCGAACAGCCGGGTCGCCACCTCACGCCCGTAGAGCCGCTCTGTGAGCCGGACGCGGACCTCCGTCTCGTCCGCCAGGGGAAACGCCTGGCGGATACCCGCGGTGGCCATCTGCCGCACCGCACGTGTCAGCGCGCCCGCCTTGCGCAGCCGGTCCACCGGGGACTGGGCTCGCAGCAGCTGCAGGTAGCGCTCGCGTCGGCGTGGATCCGTGTCCTGGTCCATGTTCCGGAACATAGTCCGCCCCGCGAGCGTCGCCACTCCGCCGGCCCCTGGAAGCAAGCGCGGACTGGCCCCAATCTCTCAAGAGGAGGACACTGCGCCTCCCTTCCCTTCCGGAGCCCTTCATGAACGTCCGCCCGCTGCTGCTCGCCGCCCTGGCCCTTGGCTTCGCCGCCGGCTGCACCACGCCCTCCTCCTCTCCCACCCCCCCGAGCGAGCCCGGCACCCCGTCCACCGAGGCCGCCCGCCCCGCCGCCGAGGCCGCCCCCAAGGGCAACGAGCCCGGCACCGAGGCCGCCCCCACGCCCCCGCCCCCCGCCGGTGGCGAGGTGAAGCAGGGTGAGAGCACCGTCTACCTCGTCAAGAACAGCGGCATCCGCTGCATCGCCCCGCCCTGCCCCACCTACAACGCCTACCGCGCGGACAAGCCGGACTCGGAGCCCATCCCCGTCCACGAGCTGGACCTGTCCGCCCTCTCCGGCGGCTCCGACGAGCGCGCGAACGAGCTGGAGCTGCAGACGTTCAAGGAGGGCCTGCGCGTGGAGGCCACCCTGGAGACCCGCGCCAACGCCGGCCCCGCCGGTGCCGCCACCGTCCTGCGCGCCAGCCGCATGCTCAAGTGAAGCCGAACCGGGCCGCCTAGATGTGCAGCCCCACCTGGAGCCCGGGCCAGTGCTGCAGGCGCTGGTCCGGCTTCGGCTGGCTCTCACTCGCGGAGAAGCGGGTGATGGAGTCGAAGTCCGGCTGCCCCCAGACGAACCACAGGTTGTAGGTGGGCCCGGCGAACACCGCCAGCCGCGGCAGCACCTGGAAGCCCAGCATCAGCCGCGCCTGCCCCAGCACGTTGCCGCCGTCACCCTCCAGCGGCTTCTGCACCGGCTGCACCGCGCCGCCCGTCACGTCCCCGTCCAGCCAGAGCCGGTGGCCCAGCGTCAGGTGGCCGCCCAGCCCCGCGCCGAAGCTGAAGCGCGCGTCCCGCCCCGGCTCGAAGCCCGACAGCAGCGTGAAGTAGAACGGCCCGCCGCCGAACTTCACGGCCAGGTTGGCGAACTGGATGTCGCTCGCCCACAGCTCCACGTGCACCTTGCCCTTGCGCAGCGCCCGCGAGGACGCGGGCACCTCGCCCGCCGACTGCGCGAGGGCGGATCCACCCGCTTCCGCCACCAGACGGGAAGCCCCCGGAAACTGCCCGGCGACCGCCGCCCCTGCCCACAGCCACGATGCGAGGAGCGCAAAGGAGTTCATCACCTCTGCTTTTCCAGCGTGAACGACACCTGCGTCAAGTCCCCGGGCAAAGACAGGGGGGCCGTCCGGGCGTCCGGGCCCTCCGCAAGGGCCTTGGCCGCGGCCAGCACGGGCTCCAGGGAGAACGACTCCTCCGAGGAGATGAAGAAGAAGCGCTCGAAGTCCGGCGCGTCGTCCAGCTCGTACGCACGGGGGAGCATGTGGGTGCCGGACGGAGACAGCACGGCGGAGTCGCCGCCCCCTTCCGGCGCGTGCAGGGTGACGGCGCCGCGCCCGTCCACGGAGAGGATGACGCCGTGCCCGCGGCCCGCGGCCACATACGCCAGCTGCACCACGTCACCCGCGGCGGCGGGAGCCCCGTCGGTGAGGCGCTCGGGGCCCGCGGCGGCCTGACGGTGGACGAGCAGCTGGGGCGCCAGGCCCTTGATGCGCGTCGTCTCGGCGGAGCCGCCGGATGCCGTCAGGTCCGACCCGGTCACTCCCGAGCCGTCGGGCGAGGTGTCGGGGCGCGCCAGGACGAAGAGGGCCACGGTGGCGAGCGCCGGCACCAGCAGGCCCCATGCCGGTGCCAGGCGCCGCGAAGGGGAGGGCGCCTCCTTCCGGGACGCGCGGGCCGCCACCTCGCGAACGACGCGCGCGGGGGGCAGCCGCTCCAGCGTGGCACGCGTGTCGGCCTCGAGGGCGGCCAGGCGCGCGGGGCCGTCGGGCTCGGCGGAGAGCCGGGCGCGCGCGGCGGCCAGCTCGTCGGGGGAGAGCTCTCCCAGTGCGATTCGCTCCAGCAGCCAGTCGGGTGTGCGGGGGGAGTTCATGCGGCCTCCAGCTCCAGCTCTTGCAGCACGGCGGACAGCGCGCGCAGGCGCTTGCGCACGCCGGACACGGACAGGCCCACCTCCCGGGCCGTCTCCTCCAGCGTCATTCCATCCACCAGGTGCAGCACGGCGATGTCGCGGCTGGACGCGGGCACCCGGCCGAACAGCCGGTCCAGCATCCCGCGCGCCGCGGCGCGTGATTCGGTGTCCTCGGCGGAGGCAATCTGCAGCACCAGCTCGTCCTCCCGGTCCTCCGGCCGCCGCTTCGCCCCGCGCAGCTTGTTGAGGGACACGGTGGTGGCAATGCGGTGCAGCAGGCTGGACGGCGCCTGGTCCTTCAGCGCGCCCTGGTAGCGCAGGAGCTGGACGAACACGTCGTGCATGGCGTCCACGGCCTTCTCCTCGTCACGCAGGAGGAAGCGGCAGCGCCGGAGCACCTGGGGGCCGTAGCGGCGGTAGTAGGCCTCCACATCGATTGACACCGGCGTCGCGCCTCCCTCGTTCGCGGAGGGGAACACCGGCCCCGCGAAGAACTGTTACCGCGCCTTTGCGTCCGTACCCCTTTTTCCCCGGCCGGGCCACCCGCCACCGCGCCATTCCGGCTCTGTCGCACGCCTGGAGCGCGACCTGCCGGCGCCCGGTGCGCCTTCACGCCCGGTGCGTCCGGACCCCGGCTCGGGCCAGTACCCGACATCATGGGGACTCAAGCGGAAGAAAGCGGAAGTAGCGTGGGTAATCCTTCCCAGCGATGGCCACCGACCTCCCCCGCCAGACAGCCCGGCCCGCGCCCGTGATTCTCGTGGTGGATGACCACGAGGCGAGCCGCTACCTGCTCTGCGTCACCCTGAGGCGCGCGGGCTTCGCCACGGTGGAGGCGGAGACGGGCGAGGACGCGCTGCGGCTCGCCCTGGGACAGCCGGACGCCATCCTGCTCGACGTGAAGCTGCCGGACATCCTCGGCTTCGAGGTGTGCCAGCGGCTCAAGCGCGACGTGGAAACGGCCGCCATCCCCGTCATCCAGCTCTCCTCGGCCTTCACCTCCACGACCGACCGGGTGGAGGGCCTGCAAGGCGGTGCGGACAGCTACCTCATCGCCCCGGTGAATCCCGAGGAGCTGCTGGCCACGCTCCACGTGCTCCTGCGCGCGCGGGCGTCCGCGCGCAGGCAGTCCAACCTGCTGGATGAAGAGCGGGCGATGCGCGCCGAGCTGGAGCGGGCCAACGCGCTCCTGCGCGAGCAGGCCATCATCCTCGGCAACGTGCGCGACAGCGTGGTGGTGACGGACCTGCACGGCCGCATCACCCACTGGAACCACGGCGCCGAGCACCTCTTCGGCTACACGTCCGGCGAGATGTTGGGGGAGACCACGGCGCGCCTCTACCCGGAGCAGGACCTCGCCGAGGCGGCACGCGACATCGCCCGCATCCGCGAGGGCCTGGACTACCGGGGCGAGTGGAAGGGGCGGCGCAAGGACGGCGCCACCGTCTGGGTGGACATCCACACCACCCTGCTGCGCAGCGAGCGCGGCGAGGCGCTGGGCTTCATCGGCGTGGCCAAGGACATCACCGAGCGCAAGCGGGTGGAGGACGAGCTGCGCCGGCGCGCGGACTTCGAGCAGCAGCTCATCGGCATCGTCTCGCATGACCTGCGCAACCCGCTCTCGGTGATGCTGCTGTCGGCGTCCATCCTCCTGCGCGGGGAGGACTTCAACGAGCGCACCACGAAGCACCTCACGCGCATCGTCTCCAACGGCGAGCGCGCGAGCCGGATGATTCGCGACCTGCTGGACTTCACCCAGGCGCGGCTGGGTGGGGGAATCGCCCTGGAGCGCACGCAATCGGACCTGCACCGCGTGGTGCGCGGCGTGGTGGAGGACATGCGCGTGGCCCACGCGGAGCGCGAGGTGCGGCTGGAGCTGTCCGGAGATGGCCGGGGACTCTGGGACACGGACCGCATGGCCCAGGTGATGACGAACCTCCTGTCCAACGCGCTCACCCACGGCGCCACGGAGACGCCCGTCACCGTGCGGGCCTGGAGCACGGAGGCCGCCTGGCACTTCTGCGTCCACAACGACGGCGAGCCCATTC contains these protein-coding regions:
- a CDS encoding DUF6748 domain-containing protein, which encodes MNVRPLLLAALALGFAAGCTTPSSSPTPPSEPGTPSTEAARPAAEAAPKGNEPGTEAAPTPPPPAGGEVKQGESTVYLVKNSGIRCIAPPCPTYNAYRADKPDSEPIPVHELDLSALSGGSDERANELELQTFKEGLRVEATLETRANAGPAGAATVLRASRMLK
- a CDS encoding peptidase; translated protein: MNSFALLASWLWAGAAVAGQFPGASRLVAEAGGSALAQSAGEVPASSRALRKGKVHVELWASDIQFANLAVKFGGGPFYFTLLSGFEPGRDARFSFGAGLGGHLTLGHRLWLDGDVTGGAVQPVQKPLEGDGGNVLGQARLMLGFQVLPRLAVFAGPTYNLWFVWGQPDFDSITRFSASESQPKPDQRLQHWPGLQVGLHI
- a CDS encoding ActD-like protein, translated to MNSPRTPDWLLERIALGELSPDELAAARARLSAEPDGPARLAALEADTRATLERLPPARVVREVAARASRKEAPSPSRRLAPAWGLLVPALATVALFVLARPDTSPDGSGVTGSDLTASGGSAETTRIKGLAPQLLVHRQAAAGPERLTDGAPAAAGDVVQLAYVAAGRGHGVILSVDGRGAVTLHAPEGGGDSAVLSPSGTHMLPRAYELDDAPDFERFFFISSEESFSLEPVLAAAKALAEGPDARTAPLSLPGDLTQVSFTLEKQR
- a CDS encoding RNA polymerase sigma factor, with amino-acid sequence MSIDVEAYYRRYGPQVLRRCRFLLRDEEKAVDAMHDVFVQLLRYQGALKDQAPSSLLHRIATTVSLNKLRGAKRRPEDREDELVLQIASAEDTESRAAARGMLDRLFGRVPASSRDIAVLHLVDGMTLEETAREVGLSVSGVRKRLRALSAVLQELELEAA
- a CDS encoding sensor histidine kinase; this encodes MATDLPRQTARPAPVILVVDDHEASRYLLCVTLRRAGFATVEAETGEDALRLALGQPDAILLDVKLPDILGFEVCQRLKRDVETAAIPVIQLSSAFTSTTDRVEGLQGGADSYLIAPVNPEELLATLHVLLRARASARRQSNLLDEERAMRAELERANALLREQAIILGNVRDSVVVTDLHGRITHWNHGAEHLFGYTSGEMLGETTARLYPEQDLAEAARDIARIREGLDYRGEWKGRRKDGATVWVDIHTTLLRSERGEALGFIGVAKDITERKRVEDELRRRADFEQQLIGIVSHDLRNPLSVMLLSASILLRGEDFNERTTKHLTRIVSNGERASRMIRDLLDFTQARLGGGIALERTQSDLHRVVRGVVEDMRVAHAEREVRLELSGDGRGLWDTDRMAQVMTNLLSNALTHGATETPVTVRAWSTEAAWHFCVHNDGEPIPPEVQASLFEPMRRGPRTGDTTNRSIGLGLYIVKHLVDAHGGTVDLDSAPGRGTTFTVRLPR